One stretch of Microvirga lotononidis DNA includes these proteins:
- a CDS encoding DUF3618 domain-containing protein: MMTSQSLQELESDIERSRAQLDQTIDRLQNKMTVSGVVDDMLGTARNGQYGPLYEKVLDTVRRNPVPVMLIAMGVGLLAYRLGRSTAPRRTRLIAADEDLITEEHLLMEAEDPRLYGAEGAPLSTSDPMFEPPRTSSRF; encoded by the coding sequence ATGATGACGTCACAGAGTCTGCAGGAACTGGAAAGCGACATTGAGCGTAGCCGCGCTCAGCTCGACCAGACCATCGACCGTCTCCAGAACAAGATGACGGTTTCCGGTGTGGTCGACGATATGCTCGGCACCGCCCGGAACGGCCAGTACGGACCGCTTTACGAAAAGGTTCTGGATACGGTCAGGCGCAATCCAGTTCCGGTCATGCTGATCGCCATGGGCGTCGGGCTTCTCGCCTATCGCCTCGGTCGGTCGACTGCACCTCGGAGAACCCGTCTGATCGCAGCCGATGAGGATCTGATCACGGAAGAGCATCTGCTGATGGAGGCGGAGGATCCTCGTCTCTATGGGGCGGAGGGCGCGCCGCTGAGCACGTCCGATCCGATGTTCGAACCTCCCCGCACCAGTTCCCGATTTTGA
- a CDS encoding phage holin family protein: MQGNGNQTIQGLVGEALRESTDLAQKEFTLFKTEVSQNIRTLFMGLAMVVVAAIFAIAAVMLLTDSLVKWLATVVHSEALAALIVGGVLALIAIGLGLWGRSAMSSSTLTPKRTMHSLKRDAEVLSERGA; encoded by the coding sequence ATGCAGGGCAACGGCAACCAAACGATCCAGGGTCTCGTGGGTGAGGCGCTGCGGGAATCCACCGATCTCGCACAGAAGGAATTCACCCTTTTCAAGACCGAGGTATCTCAGAACATCCGCACGCTTTTCATGGGGCTCGCCATGGTAGTCGTGGCGGCGATCTTCGCCATCGCGGCCGTCATGTTGCTGACAGACTCGCTCGTGAAGTGGCTGGCGACCGTCGTCCATTCGGAGGCGCTTGCCGCGCTCATCGTTGGCGGCGTGCTGGCCTTGATCGCCATCGGCCTCGGGCTGTGGGGACGCAGCGCCATGTCGTCGTCCACGCTCACGCCGAAGCGGACGATGCATTCGCTCAAGCGCGATGCGGAAGTCCTGTCGGAAAGAGGTGCATGA
- a CDS encoding helix-turn-helix domain-containing protein: MHKKSPNEVDRHIGGRVKARRVTLGMSQEKLASALGITFQQIQKYEKGTNRIGASRLLQIAGILDVNFEFFFEGLPGLRAGGLTDDSLMAEFLNRSDSRRIVRGFLNLKDDEARQKVADLVDWLATSR, from the coding sequence TTGCACAAAAAGTCACCCAACGAGGTCGATCGGCATATCGGAGGCCGCGTCAAAGCCCGGCGCGTCACGCTTGGGATGAGCCAGGAGAAGCTTGCAAGTGCCCTCGGGATCACGTTCCAGCAGATCCAGAAATATGAGAAGGGCACGAACCGCATCGGTGCGAGCCGCCTGCTTCAAATCGCCGGCATCTTGGATGTGAACTTCGAGTTCTTCTTCGAAGGGCTTCCCGGCCTACGGGCCGGCGGCTTGACCGATGACAGCTTGATGGCCGAGTTTCTGAACCGCTCGGACAGCCGCCGCATCGTGCGCGGCTTCCTGAATCTGAAGGACGACGAGGCCCGCCAGAAGGTGGCCGATCTCGTCGACTGGCTTGCGACGTCCCGGTGA